The Bombus vancouverensis nearcticus unplaced genomic scaffold, iyBomVanc1_principal scaffold0053, whole genome shotgun sequence genome includes the window aattagaaaggtacaacctgggtagaaaattgtactccttatcgagcatttttgaaaatataattgagaaagtggaatctggatagaaaattgttttacctacgaagcatcataaaaagtaagtttaataaaactataccttggatatttcatatatttcttcatattatacgcattcgttaaaattttacactcccaaacatcctgctatacttgcacaaaaaagcgcagtctagtaatatccccctcactgctcctcgcattttctttctaatcatctctcgttcgcttttcctgatattattctcagcgtaagttcagagtggcggtttttaaactcaggaacgcgcggctgttcgttaaatgaaatatcaaacgtaagaattgccgcagtcttaacgcgagataattcatttcgtagcacagagcgcacgtcgttgaatattaattcatatctcatataagttgcgaataaaaaaagcagataaaagaggacaaaaatccgataattaccgcgaatctttacgcaatttcaagaaatacaaaagaaatttgtttgtaagcatgctactaagtattattaaaagtactgtactttcgatattttacatattcttgcatattttctacatttttctgtatttttgtatccttaaactttccgtaaacgcgtaaacgtctgcgctctgacaatgacaaggaagattctactgataaaaataaagcatcgaatttcaccgaactctcagaaatgtaattctcagatcacataaattaaaaagaaagaacaaaagaaaatacaaatatatatatatatatatatgtatgtatatatatagtatgtatatagtatgtatatatatgtatgtatatagtatgtatatatatatatatatatacatacgtagccacaaatcaatttggatcacgacagataaaataggtagcaataatgtctccacgaacattatcataatttattggaatttacataaaagtcAAAGAATGCTACTGTTTCAATGACACGGCGTTTTGTACAGTTAGATAAATATGAATTGTgtgtttgaacaagtgttcggtcgtgtttcacgcgacgaaaaaggaaatcacaagacaaggtgtcgcctcgttggaagcaacaaatcgcaatacgagggtggaaattgggtgacaccgggaggattacgagggatgagaaatctgtcgagagcgtgaaaggctcgcggtcaccgggtttctccagttctgtcgcttttaacgccgagttctaccgcttcgaggatagaagctgcgaaatatcgaggccattgtccaaagattttcaagaatatccgatgcaacgtcttgaaatttacgagagcaagtctgataaattcttatctctggtacattcgtggccaattttttaataccctcgtaacttgtaacgacaaataaaaatattggtacaggccaattttttttggataaaatcttgtgtgaatttacaaaaaatacgattcttcgtttaattttttccccttattgtctttacatatttggagtttaaacgcgtcataagtacgttttttttttaacatgattacgtagaattcttattctgaataaattatttgtttccgcttcataactgtttctaaattacagtgcatttaatcttgaaatgcacagtaacattttatactttttacgttctaaggaattttcaggatcggttaaaaattaaattacagtaatggtaatactcaatattaatgtcagacgtggatacttcactgttttgtataataatttgttatcttggcatcgatcaaggtatttaatatacaaagcgtacagattaataagaattttaattaatccttcttctatagtattcaccgttcttttcgagctcgtaccatttcaaatagactttcgaatagatttcaaagatttgtctgttcaaataaaacgcgatcttttttatttccctatcagtcgtcccgttactgttccgtagtttccaacagattacagattcgtttaaaaaacatttgtaacgaaaaacaaacccactcgcagaaatgttattcaatatcgcatttataactttcatagacatcctcctctcgttgctatcattgtaaacagattgaaacttcgtttgcaaacactcgcgattaaaaaaaaaaaagaaaagaagaattaatcttaaacaattttatcttgtgttccatttataattttcataattgtcttcccgacgttgtatcattttaaatggcttttttctatccatctatgttgcagcgagatcaacggtcctaattactaaattgcacgatgtgttcatacaaattcactttttatgaacgcgatgaaacgaaatgaaacctaagtagagatttgttttctcatcaagtataacgagttttatactttggatagattgcctcgttgtgagaaggtcttaatcgtttataattgcgattaagtaattgcaataagtcatatttttaagaaacgttctcacatgctgtcacacactctaattagaaaaggatcatgaaacattcggtttatgatattatttgtttgtaaatcttcctgcttccggaaacttttttaaatatgaaaatatttatatacaaaattaaatatttttttcaatatcaacacttcttgcgtttatgttgtcctagtcagaattatattatttcgtgtatcctgttgctttttatatgatagtcctcccgttggccgcggcttcgttatcaagcctgaggccctcgtcactagtgtaactatcgacaataaaggtaccccacgcgcgaccggacgatggagaacttcaacgcagaaccgctaccacccgcgagccctccccgggagggcgcctcgagctcggactcggatattcagactcgacatatatattattatatatattatatatactattatatctatataatatatgtatttatatctataaatatatgtataaatatatctatttaaaaaaataaagttgaccttcatatatcgccaataatatcgcgtgcgtaaaaagaaactaattacatttaattctttttttacatttatttattttttattattatttttttcacaactaattacatttaattattacatttacatacatttaactattattacatacatttacatacatttaattattatttttttcataattatatctcgtttgaaatatttttcgacataattaattgtttcaaaaacacatattccagccttctaaatgatttattttgcgtattatacgaattattccatctataaataaattgttctctatacacacaaacacgcacacagtctgttaattacacgagttaattgtaacatttttctcgataagttgacagagcaagaaaaatgagcgacgaacatacctacaaactaatctacttcaatgcccgtggtcgtgccgaacatatacggtatatatttgcatatgctggcatcgagtataccgacgagaggatccccgaagaactctggcctgaatacaaggattgtaagcgtgaagaatcgatttttactttcatcgttcaactctcagatatctaccatttactcaaacttttctgtatataaatctttcgtttcacgtgcaggctaaacttacttaaagtaaaatttcatacggaataaagtcgaacttttcattaagttttgcttccgtaatatcgtgtttatcgaataccaacttaattcacttacgattctcgaatttttgtgttgcaatctttattgttttcaatgaatcgaagcatttcgaatattttgagaaaaccgtaaataggtgacttaaaataggaatacaaaaatacttctacgtttctcgttaatttaaaaactttttaggacttgtcggaaaaaaaggataaaaaattgaaatcagttcggaaatgaacaagaacacagctaaaaagtcgaaagaacaaagcagacataaaattcgatcttccgttgcgacatttctatcgtaaatattataataaaagttttacgcagcatagtcttcgatataatcttatatgtcgcttgcagatagagaaaccaaaaatcaacgtaaatctgtaaatcaatcctgtcggtgtaaaacacaaaattacgttcgcaagagacattcgatttatattccttgcatttcaattttcattacaagaaccgtgtacattttctaatattttttccgtgtctggtattatcttttatccttgattttaaaaactttaggttcttcccaacagtcaaaaacacgcgataccatgtccatcgtaatcgtaagaaaagaaaaaaaggagaaagaagacatttctgtgtttctttactaggccatgttgattaaaaccgaaatgatttcgattcatctattcacaagaacgcaacggcctcggaagctgtgttgtgatttcctatcgatcgtttccctctacacagtgttcatatgagccatgtttgttcttagcaatgccttataaaaaactgcctgtgctggagatagacgggaaaccggtagcgcagagtaacgctgtggcgcgatacttggcgaggaagtacgatctaatgggaaaggacgaatgggatgcgatgatatgcgacgagctcgtcgatactcttggagatttgaagcaaggtgagtaactgatgagatgactttgcatttgtctcaccacagagacagacgttcaagaattcattgtgaaaagacgagtacaaacaagatacgtatgtagtatcgtggacgaaaggcctgggaaatatcgggcgaactatgaacagtgtcgcgagagccgaggcgccgtcgggcccatcaatgtgtcatcggtcttttcaagtgcatagtttcgtggaaaagacctacgtgaccctggctacgagcgtctgcagaacacgtgtgcggtgggcctaggaaaaggacaacagaatgcgacaacggccagaaaggggcagtcgagaaacagagtgcgagtcgaggagcagagtgtgcgagtcgaggagcagagtgcgagcggaggagccgagtgcgagttgagcggagacggaggttgcgagtggcgttgccgatagagtgtggattgcgctgttttctgtacgtttggtgtgaatagttcaagctAAGCCACAaccgtcttttctgtctgattaacatctctattgtccactttttgtaaacatattacatcacgatattacacgtatgtctttccgttaagcgaatgttacagtttgtttgcaaaagtcagtttttagattatagaatcgtagatagaatttagaggatagaaacttttagtagtcacttttagtttagtaaagtcttatcgacaataagcagactacgttatgatacaacgattccaactgaagatttctatcgacatcacgaattcgatggcttccaaattttcttctctgcaatctcagacgctcaactcgaaagaatcttttagatcccccgacaaacactcgactcaggttatctattatcgtaatcttcctacgggattttttttaactgcgttgcgttaacgaataacgggataacatcacgtttctctcaacgcctttcaacgttctacaacttttattctttgcaaatccctgtctctatatgataaacgctggttatccgcggaaggaGCGAGGACAACAAAGTGTTACTCAATGATCAAAGACAGAAAGATCCtggtacgcgataacgttagtaatttccaattacgatatgtgtgattacgtaacatctgctgtctgcataatgcgttaacgatccgcgcgttgatcgcataaatataaatcgaagggaatggaatcgctcgaaactcatgcaactatccgcaggtgtttaaaatcgtgtttttacaccgccaacgtaacgtcacgccagtcgaatcgaaaaattattactagacagagaaggtgaacaaaaaacgaggtaaataggctaccgattgaataatatcataacgatcgtatctctggtttttgctcgtcttttatatttgtttcaaatgtataaaatataatcgtatcgatatcgtccacgattaaagccatccatccgccatcgacgaggaacgaacgattatattttatcatttatgcgaatccttctcttctcttctttctctatttacgcccctcgccttgcttcgtaccgccgatgattcacaattcgatgcacctgaacagctggaacgtcgcagatttttccgtacgataacaaacgcgtttttgatggcctgctttaaaccgtgacgatcgccatgacgtgcatcaattgtcgaatgatgtagtgcgacgatactcctacgcaacttttttttacgctgttttttcctccattttttcttcctgtgtgttatcacatgatcacgagatacctgtatagaagatgcaaagagtctgtgaagaatttacagatatttaagattatcataatgattaagcaaaagctaagacgcaaaatattgctcaagatgtaattatgtaatatttactcaatttctagaagactgtttatatcttgttgttattcttgatatggagataaatatagtatactttattaagacctagataaaagacttttttctcgtttctcttctcttacttaatcactaagagttatacaacgtttattcgataattctgcttctcctgacctttccacaaatggttgtttatatctcgacattcttggtacttttaatcaaattttaataacagtactttactcgtcagaagtaaataaaaaagctctaagtagaagcaaggatttacttacctttcctttctcgaatctcagttagcaatgttgttcctcttgaaagattctccaagtttccaagacaatttccacgctggtaacattgtatatatttcaagtatcgtgaaccacaggaacttgttgaggcaatattgaagaaagcaaagagaatgaagaaattgtaggtactatgagaggctactccttctttcacaacttattttctcttcgtttggggggaaaaacacaaatgaacgtaacggttggtttcatatacgtttcagaaatctgctactatcgcatggtggagaatcctgaaaagaaggaagcgaggaagaatcaacttttgaacgaaacaataccattttacttgactaaattcgaccagattattggcaaaaataaaggatatatcattccttctaccgtaagattttttatccaaatttaatgttaaaatttttagtctttgtgcaaactgggccatgttgtccataaaaaattattgaaactttgttgcgacaagacagctttaattgttgagagcagagtgtatctttaaaattcactcctgttagtttatgtacaaatgaatttgccaagattttcagcttttagataattattcatgtatcttcctcatcaagtttgatagaaattattactatcgtaatcaaagcaaagattaagatatgtaaaatcatttctctggatatgacactcttgtttaatgagtgataaatgataccattcgaaatatcatatttatataatatataatgatacttacaagtgtaatcacttaagtacagatatctgaatttttctcactgtcactgacatagatacgtattatcgttccttagattacttgaccagtttatttctttcatcactgtgttattatataacaataataaatagtcacattaaattaatttagtatgattatgttgtttaataatacgtgtttcattgcaaaatatttagcgattgaagggctcataggaaacatgaaagtgaaagaatactagaatctagagtttacgatttcaatttctttaacgagatatttatcatattacacaattcctgtaaatgtatttgtaattatatcgccgaagaattgtatttaattaagctatgaagttgtggaatcgtgagaaggcttatttttatagaactgtctaatttccattcgacattgattcaggatacacattactcttttttacataatactagtcttgtcatttttaattaacaaatacctccaaaggttgaagtttctaaaattatccattaaattctgacaataaaataaaaatccaaattcttcctaaaaagctagtgatctttagttaagagttcgatttttcacatttttcaaggtaaattaaaaaaattgtttaatagaggaggtacaaaataaatgtatacaaaccttttttcagacgacatgggcggacttcgtatttacagcggcccttgaaaattacgagtatatgtttggggcatcagctttagataaatatccagctcttcgagcattgaagagAAGGATTCATAGTATACCGgccatttctgattggctgattaggcgcccattcaCCAACAgttaaaaagctaaaaacgtgtggaaaaaagatgaccagtacaccagtatatatatatatgtacgctggcatcgctatgttggtaaatgttcgatgttatacgtgtcgtaaaatgtaacagttctatttaaaaaaaaaaatttcgtttctatgagtacgttaaaagtttaactataaaaagtctCATCTGAGCTGTGCTCCTTTATGGAAGGTATTATTGTGTTTgaaagaacacaatatataataaatgtatgtatgttgtataataaatgtatgttctttcgaaaaaagttcgaaaattttctttcttttattcgtacttaactttttaataaaatgcacgattaattcttgtgtctcgtttaaacagcttttggtctatcgttatttcgaattatttgaacatcgtgtgaatttactatttaattttacaatatcatttactatataattttacaattataattttacaatatcaataatttacaataagtGAGGGAAAAATCATTGAATGTTCTAGAATTATCTAGATGTCTATATACTATTTTAAACAATACTTAACTCGAGATACTCGTTTCGTCTCTTCATGATACTTACTGGCAATACCGAGTACAAATATGAtgttctttgaaaataaaaaatggatttgaaaacgttaatgcacgtaaattaaatttggtttggacatatatgacacaatttgtatggacaatgaagagtacgaatctacgaatttcgaggtaaaagtattgatatatgtatcgatatttctggtcgttacaatatctctaatcaatacaaagttctaactgaatgttagaatgttaaacgttaaaacgtttaaaacgttaaaatgtaataataaagtataaagtataataaagtataaagtataatttcgtctgtggtataatctttctattccattttgttacgtcgcaccgcgagcaatatggcaaccagatgtcaccggatactcgcagcgtatcctccatagtttcaagtaccttccataaatctcatagatttcctagaaaaggtccttcaaaccaaacaaacgtctgtttccgaagaatttctaaagactattgtctaccccgactggacaagggaaagttagtttttctcacgtatgctgcaactttcctcccactaaccactttctctcgagggtggttaagacccttcgttaaccaattaacaacgaagccacttccttcactctcctaactaaaatcgtcacctacaaatccgatggtcccgtgcgctagacacacccatccttagctttcctccgagacagcatcgtctcccaagacagttctgatttcacatccttcgaacggtcaatatccttccaccgggtaggacacacccacagatcagtcactcattcatctcgtacatattctcaacgcgagaattgattgtaatttcaacaaataaataaaaaaaaaaaatctcgtacatacgcaccagcgtaactgccttcgttataagttgttggaataaacggtgaaatataacttactatactgtgtcatattcatttaaccacctcttatcttaaccgaaacaggggaacgactacttcgcggcgtcgattcaccgaatcgtagcgagaatttacgcctctcgctgctgcgactgcgtctctccgcgaacggtcgtaacacattgatcgacagaagtactaaactctaataacataaatttatatattttctatttcccagccaccagttttatggatttttctatcttctgtactacttttatcccttttattttttcttacatgagattattgtaaatttaatatcatttgttcgcaatatttgttatttatctttccttgaatttgaaatttcgcgcttcaatgttgtgtgttgttcgacgttttatcgaacgatgtttatcgaactagtttatgaatacatacataatcattaaagaatctataaaccttactagtttgtttttactaagttttgttacagaaaacatgttctcataagttttcaactttaatttatggaaatttattaaccttaaactataaaatcattcaatgagtctttccggatgtttttatgtagtcataatttcacatatcagcacagctccaccaataggataagagttacatGGAAGCAACagaggggaagaagaacatatagagatctaaaggttatttttgtctcattcaagtttctgttaaccggcttggaaatttcctgtgcttgtttcgactttgaaatcttaaaaaaaaaaattgtaagtaaatagtatatatatagtatatatatcctaaatcaaagtttctctttataaataataaaccgtttaaaaactatattttgtatgttttttccttattcataattaaataataaatatgaaatacttctacagaaagccgacatccttcaattaaccgaacagcagatgatttaaaaattagtagttgaaagaaataaatgttattacatgttcataattgatcgataaatttaagtatacaattagaaaatgtttcttctttattgataactaaataatacagataagatacaagatacttgtacgaaaagtcggcgcgtcgttcaattaacggaacagcagaggatttgaaaattagtagttgaaagaaataaatgttatcatatgtttataattgatcgataaatttaagtatgcaagtagaaaatgtttcttaagtttggaagaatatataatcatgctgaatgttttgtagttacgaaagttgtctacaaacatacattgtacatacgactagtaatggtactaaattactgttagagggtcttgggtgtatagaaccatatggttaaattaatactagagataacgaatcgtgcgaatgtaattaatattttgaaatgcgttgtttgcattaattgatagttttcttataaacttttttataaacaatttcattgctatagaaaaaagataaatgccggtaatatgtctatcctacttaaatagaaagtgcaatattttgttataatatttggcgcaagtttatacattattacatccaaaaataatattctttttatatctaagctatattaaaatataaagatacaaatagctatgcgagtagttagtagttgatgctttttacttaaattgtcttatacttcataatttgtaataatataattcttgtcatcaatgattctttgtttttactttgtatatattatacttccaggaagatgccgctctataaattgacttacttcccagttacggcattggcagaaccaatccgttcttcttcagctatgctagtattccatttgaagatgaacgtatcaaaaaggacgtctggccagaaataaagccctgtaagcttaaaatttaaagaaattctgtttcttaaatctcatctttcctaatttaactaaagtagctaaataaagtagaacacaattatgcagagtataacagagattattgtttactctccattgctctataagatatgtgggagaacaataggtattgttaaggagacaatgccctttgtttgctgataaattatcaataaattaaattatatctttccaaaacagataacaggaagctagatatttaagaagcatcataatctgtttgttcgatagaatctttgattctattagttgtatgtttttagtgactccttatggccagcttcctatgctcgtagctgatagaaggaaggttgctcagtctacagctatttgccgttacttagccaaacaatatgacttagctggaaagactgactgggcaaatcttcatattgatgccactgttgatactattcatgatattcgtcatagtgagtatccagtgctgttttgcataaatcttatgagaatcttgataacagatagtacatatctgttcaggtatttattagttgaaatccgatttaatatttgatttaatcgaacgatacacgtatgtcaacaatacaagacaaaggattaaaaaggattgtaattctatcttcagtatcatttaaatttcgcacaacactgtattcaaattagtataacattagcgaatagtatttaactgaaaacaaattttcagaaattgccgccttccactatgaggaggacgagaaggtcaaagctgcaaaacgcaaggctgctgaagagacgctgctgttcattttagaacgtttggaccagcaagtgaaggaaaatgacggctacttctacgatggtactctctcttgggctgatttaacattcgttgctctgctcgattatttgaactttatgtacaagtctgatctgatcgagaattacgagaatctgaagctgctggagaaaaaggtcctcctcctgcccaagatcaaaaactggattgagagacgcccagttagcgaattttaaacttcacgattgcttatggttttataagcgtttaaagattgcggtcttagtgtgttgagagaatgaagaacgaatcgtgttgatggaagtttgtatggaatatactgattgcttttaacattcattagttccagttattaccgatatttttgtcatttagttagggttttccctttagattacgttgtgatagagaactattatttgtgtatccctgttagaatttaatcttggaattaggattaatattctgtggaagacacaatgtttatgttgaaataatataatgtgatatttattaaacaattatttcgagagttataaatgtgcgttctggaatgtagacagttggctagttattcacagactgactgccttagtgacctgtggcgcttgtaaagattttgaacccccactctctataatgagtgtgacctgagtagatgcctgtgtaacgtcacgtgccacggaaccttctagcagcttctcgatacaaagcgctacgctgtcaaggcgcgacaccgacgtgcccaatgttccatc containing:
- the LOC143304753 gene encoding glutathione S-transferase-like, giving the protein MPYKKLPVLEIDGKPVAQSNAVARYLARKYDLMGKDEWDAMICDELVDTLGDLKQEICYYRMVENPEKKEARKNQLLNETIPFYLTKFDQIIGKNKGYIIPSTTTWADFVFTAALENYEYMFGASALDKYPALRALKRRIHSIPAISDWLIRRPFTNS